The nucleotide sequence ATCCAAAATCAGGACCGGGACAGAGGGAGCAAACAACAAAAGTCTAGGATGTTTTCCTATGCCTTCTTCCTCTTTGGAAAGAAGGTTTTTTGCACTTCTGGCCCTGTTTATTAAAGGTTTTTTTCTCAGGCTGTTCTTGTAGGTGGTTGATTTCCGTTCCAGGCGCTCGCTTTCCGCGGGGCGGGCGGTGAGCCTCCTAGCGCGTTGCGCTTTTAGGAGTCTCACCTGTCCCACTCGTCCCGTCTCGCACCTTGCACTTCAATCAACTTGACGATGATGAGAAAGAACAAAAGACAAAAAAGCAACAACTTGCTAGAGGATAGTCTTCAGAAAAAAACCTAAACAAAAAACAGGGAGGCTAAACTATGAAAACGACGAAAAGCTTTCTCAAAATGAAAAGAGACGGCGAAAAAATTACGATGGTAACCGCTTATGATTATCCGACGGCTGTTATCTGTGAAAAAGCGGAGATGGATCTTCTGTTGGTTGGAGATTCTCTTGGCATGGTCGTATTGGGCTATGAATCCACGATTCCCGTTACGATGGAAGATATGATTCATCATACAAAAGCGGTAAAACGCGGTGCACCGAACACCTTTATCGTTACGGATATGCCTTTTATGACCTATCATGGTTCGATCGATGACACACTGAACAACGCACGACGGATGCTGCAAGAGAGCGGTGCATCGGCTGTTAAAGTTGAAGGCGGCAAACAGATCGTTCAGACGGTTGAACGGCTGACAGATGCAGGAGTTCCTGTAATGGGACATCTAGGTCTCACACCGCAGATGGTCGGTGTGATGGGTGGTTATGGTGTTCAAGCAAAAGAGGAAAAAGAAGCTGAGAGACTTATAGAAGAAAGTCTTTTGCTCGAAAAAGCAGGGGCTTTTGCCATCGTATTAGAGTGTGTTCCTCAGCAGCTTGCCGAGATTGTAACAAAAAAACTTTCCATTCCTGTAATCGGCATCGGTGCAGGTAAACATACAGACGGGCAAGTACTCGTCTATCACGATATGATCGGCTACGGGTTTCACCACGTGCCAAAGTTTGTGAAGACCTATGCTAACGTGAAAGAT is from Fictibacillus sp. b24 and encodes:
- the panB gene encoding 3-methyl-2-oxobutanoate hydroxymethyltransferase — its product is MKTTKSFLKMKRDGEKITMVTAYDYPTAVICEKAEMDLLLVGDSLGMVVLGYESTIPVTMEDMIHHTKAVKRGAPNTFIVTDMPFMTYHGSIDDTLNNARRMLQESGASAVKVEGGKQIVQTVERLTDAGVPVMGHLGLTPQMVGVMGGYGVQAKEEKEAERLIEESLLLEKAGAFAIVLECVPQQLAEIVTKKLSIPVIGIGAGKHTDGQVLVYHDMIGYGFHHVPKFVKTYANVKDVMVEGLLKYKDEVKVGQFPEENHSFNMKSETLDSLYGGVKS